A window of Gossypium raimondii isolate GPD5lz chromosome 7, ASM2569854v1, whole genome shotgun sequence genomic DNA:
TGGCCTTTAAGCATTCCATAACCAATttaaccttcccaaaacatgtACATTTCAATGTCAAAACTTCAACCTCAATAACCAGCTAAACATACAACCAACATGCCACATTCAACACCGTCACAATCAAAGTTATAAGCATATATCAATTCTTATATTAACtagatcatatacatatcaACTTCTAAACTATGCCATTCACTTTCACAAGTCTAAATATCAAACTTTGCATTATACCAATAAGTTACCATATAGAACTATGCATTTATAAGCAAAGATcaactaaacaaaaaaaaaatacatgtgcCTTTACAAGTTTGACCAtcttatgtacatgccacaaatAACCAAGTTGAAACAGTCAAAAGATTATCGAATCGAGAGACGGTAGGTGTGTGCTTCTCGCTGATCCGGTCGACACATTCTGGATGTCCAAAATCTACAGAGAAAGTAGTAATGACGAGTAAGTATtataaatacttagtaagctcatacaatataaacaaataacttaccttatttatttAGCAATTACAATTCAGTATTCACCAAATTTCACCTATCATGGCATCCACAACAACATCAACCAAATGAGATTTATATCATTAccacatatataatttcaaatggtaaaatgcaaaattcaattcaaaatgcTTCATGAATCAATTTCCAATCATCACTTTGCTTATATCCACATCATACATTTTCCCCATTTCATAAGTATCTATTACCAACATCTAATTTGTAACATTAAACTTTTCTCATCTTATAATTTTACCCGATGAAACATCATAAAAGGGCTTAATACACAAGTGAAATAATATCATATGCTCTTCCAAGCTaaggttttaaggtttttaaaggTGATCTAGGTTGAAGGTGTTTGGCTACTGCTGATTTGGTGAATCGAGGCACCACTAAACTCGACATTCCTCCCATATGGGTTTCAACCCCAAATCGACAGTTATCAGGTCGATTTTGgatccaattttcatttttcatatttttttgtaaaaaaaaatcttatattatttagataataattatttatttggtattattttggaaaataaagcATGAAGTAATAGCATACCTTAtcaataaattctattttttttccaattataTCATGGTCTCTACTCTTCGGCTCTACCTTCAATTTTAGTAACTTAGTTTTTAACtcatcatatttcaaaattaagtgTAATTGATAACCTTGTTAAATAACAATTtgcacttaaaattttaaaccagacctctaaatattaaaatacagtGCATTCACTAATGATAACATCAATTggactttaatatttaaatccaACAAGTAAAGGGACTAATATCTAAGAAACAAAAGCAGAGGAagtaaatttctaattttcaaaGAGTTGAGAGCATgttaattttccttttcaagaTAGACAAGCCCAAGACTGAAACTGAAGTCCGAAATCACTGTCAGCCCAAGTGTCTTTGAATTATCATGAAACTACGAATACTGCCATTTATCTCTAAACACAGTGGCAAGCAGGCAGGCAGCCTTTAGCCACGGTGGAATCGAGCGAGCTAGGaaggaaggagaagaagaaagcaGTGGGTGCTTGCTAGTGCTAATGAACTATGGCTTCCATTTCCAGCATGCCCATATCTCTACCTAACCTACCTTCCTTACCTTCCATTTCCAAGTCAACATCTGTAAACACCCAAAGTTCACCTTTACTCTTCCCTTCTCTCTCCTTATCAACAAAACCCATCCTTTTTCACCCAAATTCCCATCAGAAGAAGAAAGGCAGCAAACTTTGGATAACGTTGGCTACTCCCGAAGAGGTTCTGCCATCAGATTCCACCCCACTTGACAACTCGCAGCAAATAGTGTCATCTACGGGTGATGAAGGTGTGGCAACAGTTATACAGGCTCTCCTCTTTGTTGCCTTTGTTGCTCTTTCTATTCTCACCATTGGGGTAATTTTGCTGCTCTTGTTCTTCCCCCCTAATTTGActtatatttatgattttgaacTATGGATTGTTGTCTCTGAAGTGAAGTGCTTTGAATTGGGTTCCAGGTTATATACATAGCAGTGCAGGACTTCTTGgggaagagagagagagagaagttCGAAAAAGAAGAGGCTGCCAGAAACAAGTccggaaagaagaagaagaagaagaatgtaGGAGCCAGAGCTGGGCCTAGGGGATTTGGTCAAAAGCTTGATGAAgatgatgttgatgatatttaGACCACAAATTTCCCTTGCTGACTTTACATTCTCATcctaaactaataaaattttgcttcttttttcatGGAGACTTTGCTCGGACAAAATTGCGTTGGTGttcctatttttttctctttttgcttGTCTGCTCTTGCTCTGAGTTTATTCTACTAAATGAATTCATATGGAAGAAACCCATCCTTTTGCTTGCAGCTCCTTCAAAAtcaaatacatctttgcaatgcACCATTCAATTCAGTTGATTCATGCAATTGTTATTACCTCTTTTGTTAAAGCAACTAAGGTTATATAAACATAAAGTAGGTTGatagaaaaatgtaaaattaagcATACGTTGCAGGGGGAAAAAGTGTGGCCTCAACTAAAAACATCAACAGATCTTAACATGCCAACAATTTTTGACTTTGTACAGTCcctttataaattcatattaagCTACAACTACCTCAGCcctttaaaattctttttacacccttaaaaCTTGTATCAATCATTTTAACTCTTCTGCAGGGGCATCAACATCAGTTGTATGTCTTCAACAGCTCAAACCTCGGCTTTGCTCGATACTCGATTCTATGTATAAAACCCTTAAAGCTACACAATGTACAGTTCCGAGTACAATCAACaattttatttccatatatCTCTTACCTGTCTAAAACTCAAACTTGAACCATAGCTCTAGATACCATACGAAAAGGAAGATGGGGAAGCTCATATAAGCTTCTGTTAGCTGTACAACTGCAAATACATTCTTTCCTACACCGACTAAGCAGGGCGTGGAGACTGCGCGGCAATTCTCCTTTCTGAAAAGGAATTTAAATCACGTGTTAGAAGTGTTAGCTACCAaattcaaattgataaaaaaagatGGTTTTTGGTATTATAGTTCTATATCCACTAATATAAGCATGTCATATAACTGCACAGCACAACTCCTATGGATTCTTATGACCACAACCAATCATTTATGCAGGAAGTCCGGCAGAGTCAAAAGAACTTAAAAGGAAACTTCAGCCAAAGAGATCCAAAACATGCGGTAGCAAACAGAGATTGAAAACACTCATTTACACAGTACAAGAACAgacaagtaaatttaaaataataaattgataaagaCTAGGAAGAATTAGTACCCCCAGCAGCAACAAGTTTCTCTACACGCGCAACAATATGCTTTCCGTAAGTGTACTTCTTCAATGCATTTAAATGGACCTTAATTCGAGAAAGGATCAGCTCACGTTGCTGGTCATCACAAGTCTCGAGTACTTTCTGTACCACATAGTTTGCAAACTGATCTTTCATCATTGCCTGGGATGGACTAACAATTGTCAGTAAACAGACTCTGAATGACATGAAATTTATAGAAACTctttttagagaaaattaaCCAAAAAGCTGAATCCTGAGCAACATGCAACAACATTTAAGAACTCCATTGGATCACAATCTTGTATCATAACATCCAGATACATTAGTGCGACGCAAATTTTACAATCACCGTAAACTTTTAGCAGCATTCCTGTCAAAAGTTTGAGTTCCCATAAACTTTAGCAGCATTTCTGACCGTGAATGGAAGTTGATCATCCAAGCAAGAGACACTCATAGTACAAAATGATTCTCACCAACAAGGAAGATCACCATAATCAGCCAAACCAGGTACAACCGAAGGCAGCCATAGTTCATGGCTTTTCTTCAATGATTTAAAAAACCAGGCAATGTTATCTTGACAATTGTTTCCAAACACAACTCaatttgagttattttattTGAAGTCTAAGAAAAACATCAGCACAAAACATGAACAAACCTGTAGAGGTTCATTCTCATCAGTAGAACCAAGCATTTCATTCACCAATAACAGTCGTTCAGCAGGACCACCAAAAGTTAAGCACTTCTCAACCACATTAGAGGCAAACTTCTGCTGACTCATGTGGACAATCTTTCCAGCTAACTCCTTTATTATAATTGAACGCTCATGAGGCTTTCCATGCTCTAGCACATGCTGTTAAGTGAATCAAAGGGGTCAGTTCTTGAATCAATCAAGCAGAATACAATCGAGATGCCTAATCATAAAACTGAACACCTTTCAAAGACAGAAAATTTTGGACAGCATGTTATGTATGGGGAAAAAGAGTGAAGACCCTCAAGTAGATTTGGTTAATTATTTTGGTCCCAATACACCCTATAACATAGGAACTATAAGCTGCCAGAAAAGAATGACAAACCTGGACAACATAATTGCCATACTGGTCTTGTGCCAACATGCTAACAGATCCTAAAATCTCATCCATAACCTTATTCTGTGTTTTTGGGTTCTTGCAGTGCTCCAGTATCCTCTGCAGTGTCGAAAGAATTTTAATATAGGACACACATTGGTCGTTGTTAACATAGAACAATTGCAAAGGTCAAAAGACCAgcagcaaaaaaaattaaatgaggagAGTTCCAAACCTGTATCACTCGGCACCCATATGGATGAGTGGAAAGGGTCACAACTTGATCAAAAAACGTTGTAACTATAAATTGAATGTGCTCCTCAGGAACACATTCGATACACTTCTGAATGACATGGTTGCCATTCTGATCACGTACACAACGCATAACACTACCATCAAGCTCTTGAACCATTTTAATCTTCTGATCCGTATCAACAACTTCTATAGCCTTGAGTGTTAAAGAAAGCATAAATTATTATCAGAATGCAGGGCAGAATTCATCAGGTAACCATTGAGATTAGGATCAAAAAGCATAAGTGCTTTTACGAAATCTATATAGAAAGCAAGATAAGGCGATGAAAAATTAAGTGAATGAAGCATATATAGcacatatttacaaaataaacataaacaagGACACTCATTCACTTAATGAAATCAATATAGAAAGCAAGATAAGGAGATGAAAAATAAAGCTCTATTAACACGATTGAAGCATATATAGCACATATTCAGTATTTAGAACATAAACATAAACAAGGActtatatgaaatgaaatgtcaaaCTCAACCACAGTAGTGACACCTTTTCactaaatcaatatttttgCTGATCTCGATTTAGAACGTAGCTCATAACTGTCAAGAAActgtaaaattattatgagaAAGAGTTTTATAAGTGAAAAGAATCAACAAGAGAAGTTCTTCAATATAAAACTCCGATTATAAGCACAAAAGAGACACACAGACACAAGAAATAAACTCTAgaagaaaataaaccatttactGATACCTTCTGGATCACCCGACAACCATACATTTGAAGACTTAGTGTTAAAACATGGCCAAAAAGCTTGTCAGCAAGTTCTCTTCTCTGAGCTGGAAGTCCATGTTCAAAAAACTGTAGGCAGATGAAGATTTTatatggtaaataaaataaaccatagACTTATACAATGAAGCAGGCATGCAACAAATTATAAGGCATTTACCTTTTGAATGACATAATTACCAAAGACATCAGTCATCAAAGCAAGAGCTTGAGGCATGATCTCCTCATAAACCATATTTTTCTCTTCCGTGGTAGCGGTTTCAAGCTTTTGCTGAATAAATCGGCTGCCATACTGATCCGCGCTGCGAgcaaaaaagcataaaaatgtCAGGGTGACAGaattacaacataaaaaattatttaagatttaagataGGAGCATACCTGAACTCAACAACATGACCAGCAATTTCCAAAAGTTCAAAACACTTTGTTTTATTGCTTTTAAACTCTTCAAGTAGGGAGGAGGCAAAGCTTTCATCCATGTTACATCCTGCATCGAAATGCCAGGGTCCCATGACACCCCCAGCTAGATTCCTCATCCCGGAAGGAAAACACATATTCAGGTCACTGTGTCTCATAGGACTACCAGGTCCAACTGGAGAATTGGGAATAACAGGATTTGCTAAGGGGCTTCCCGGATACGACATGCCAGCTCCAAAAGTGGGGCTTCCATAAAAACCATGAATATTAGAACTACCAGATTTAGCACCTAAGGGAACACCATAAGGAGATTTCTGAGGTGATAGCAGAGTTCCAAGATAAGCTTTTTGAAGCTCAAGCAAGTTCATGTATGAATTACCCAGGAAGTTCCTATCCATGGAGGGATCATTAAGAGCTGAAAGCTGTGCTGCAGTGTAATCAGAAGTCCTCAGATACTGAAGATACATAGGATCAATCAAAGACGCCTGCAGAGCATTCCCTGCTATTTGGCTTCCAACTCTACCAAAAGTATGCAACTCGGAAGCAGCATTTGAATTGCTTTGTCCAGATCCCAAACCTCTTCCAAGCACTCTGGAGTCCATTCCAGGGACAGCAATAGCTGACGAAGCAGCAACACTTTCAAACAGTGGTGGCAGATTACCAGTTCCAGGTTGGCTAGCCATCACAGAAGCTAAAGCAGGATTTAGAGAGTAACCACTTAACACATTATGCTGATACCGAGCAGGTAAACTGCCTCCACCATTGAGTGTGGAAGTAGGTGGTCCTTTCAAGTAAGAATTGTTAGAGGGAAGGGCAGATTTCTGGAGCTGAGCTTGCCTTTCAGATAGCAAGGATGGGTTTTTGAGGTCTGACCTGACCCCATTACCGTTAGCTGAAGGCATATGTAAATGGCCAGATTCAGATTTCTTCAAGTACGCCTGCTGTTTGATATGACTCTGACCATCTTGAAGGCCAAATAAATAATTCTGATGGTTTTCAACATCTTGTTCAATCTGTGACGGT
This region includes:
- the LOC105791474 gene encoding uncharacterized protein LOC105791474; this translates as MASISSMPISLPNLPSLPSISKSTSVNTQSSPLLFPSLSLSTKPILFHPNSHQKKKGSKLWITLATPEEVLPSDSTPLDNSQQIVSSTGDEGVATVIQALLFVAFVALSILTIGVIYIAVQDFLGKREREKFEKEEAARNKSGKKKKKKNVGARAGPRGFGQKLDEDDVDDI
- the LOC105791468 gene encoding pumilio homolog 2, which gives rise to MLSELGRRPMIQNSEGSFGDDLEEIDLLLREQRCRQDADDLERELNLYRSGSAPPTVDGSLSAVGGLFGGGAAASGGSGATPFSAFHGIKNGNGFASEEELRSDPSYHSYYYSNVNLNPRLPPPLLSKEDWKYAQRLKGGNSVIGGVGDRRKINRVDNGSSRSMFSTPPGFDSRKQEIEVEAEKGRSSAEWGGNGLIGISGIGLGSKQKSLAEIFQDDLGHTAPVARIPSRPASCNAFDENLENGGSAELTSSDTLRSSVNLQGSSAVHNIGPPTSYTYADAVGASLSRSTTPDPQLVARAPSPCLTPIGGGRVGNLDKRSINSPTTFGGITSGLNESGDLVAAMSGMNLSSNGVIDEDNQLPSQIEQDVENHQNYLFGLQDGQSHIKQQAYLKKSESGHLHMPSANGNGVRSDLKNPSLLSERQAQLQKSALPSNNSYLKGPPTSTLNGGGSLPARYQHNVLSGYSLNPALASVMASQPGTGNLPPLFESVAASSAIAVPGMDSRVLGRGLGSGQSNSNAASELHTFGRVGSQIAGNALQASLIDPMYLQYLRTSDYTAAQLSALNDPSMDRNFLGNSYMNLLELQKAYLGTLLSPQKSPYGVPLGAKSGSSNIHGFYGSPTFGAGMSYPGSPLANPVIPNSPVGPGSPMRHSDLNMCFPSGMRNLAGGVMGPWHFDAGCNMDESFASSLLEEFKSNKTKCFELLEIAGHVVEFSADQYGSRFIQQKLETATTEEKNMVYEEIMPQALALMTDVFGNYVIQKFFEHGLPAQRRELADKLFGHVLTLSLQMYGCRVIQKAIEVVDTDQKIKMVQELDGSVMRCVRDQNGNHVIQKCIECVPEEHIQFIVTTFFDQVVTLSTHPYGCRVIQRILEHCKNPKTQNKVMDEILGSVSMLAQDQYGNYVVQHVLEHGKPHERSIIIKELAGKIVHMSQQKFASNVVEKCLTFGGPAERLLLVNEMLGSTDENEPLQAMMKDQFANYVVQKVLETCDDQQRELILSRIKVHLNALKKYTYGKHIVARVEKLVAAGERRIAAQSPRPA